From the Carettochelys insculpta isolate YL-2023 chromosome 27, ASM3395843v1, whole genome shotgun sequence genome, one window contains:
- the OCEL1 gene encoding occludin/ELL domain-containing protein 1: MAQSTSCSEKRRPIAEPSGDPLNSSGPTWPSPAWTRASSRSYPPKSDASGSFASSAREPPLSARPPSGDVPCSAENQEASPLKPIRRFIPRSWKNFFQRWRREPEPSLPLPYPEPGGWCSPLVSPLLDAAHDGSSSSGFQEPAWSSPSESSQEPEMSPPLGPPTLPSYEEKLEAYSRKYSYMKSWPGLLRMLAGLELLFGGMVFTCVCAYIQKDYQWYNLYGGNLLSDGLYGGAYGYNYYGPMTPFVLVVASLVWLVTVILLGLGVTLYYRTILLDSHWWPLTEFALNIIMFLLYMAAAIVYVNDVNRGGLCYSLFASNPLVAAFCRVEGGQVAAIAFLFLTTLLYLAGALVCLKMWRHEMARKQREAVEALHNPALLRARPKRIVFQDEVGPAGGSPGKVTKQLCFSEKGEASGVQSCSIPTGHTPKPHVIPDYVVKYPEICYPEEREKYKAVFNDQYAEYKELHQEVQVALQKFKELEAMMHRLPSRTHSQDQSRVSHIWNEYKKKKRDPAFLEKQERCEYLKKKLTHIKAQIQEYDRAGKEHAVSF, encoded by the exons ATGGCGCAGTCCACCTCCTGCAGCGAGAAGAGGCGGCCCATCGCGGAGCCCAGTGGAGACCCGCTGAACTCCTCCGGGCCAACGTGGCCGTCGCCAGCCTGGACCAGAGCATCCAGCAGATCCTACCCGCCCAAGAGTGACGCATCTGGCTCGTTCGCTTCCTCTGCCCGGGAGCCTCCCCTGTCCGCCCGGCCGCCCAGCGGGGACGTCCCCTGCAGCGCAGAGAACCAGGAGGCCTCCCCCTTGAAGCCCATCCGGCGTTTTATCCCCCGGTCATGGAAGAACTTTTTCCAAAGGTGGAGGCGAGAGCCTGAGCCGTCCCTGCCGCTGCCCTACCCTGAGCCCGGCGGCTGGTGCTCCCCACTTGTAAGTCCATTGTTAGATGCAGCCCAcgatggcagctccagcagcggctTCCAGGAACCCGCCTGGTCCAGCCCCTCCGAGTCAAGCCAGGAGCCAGAGATGTCGCCTCCCCTgggccctcccaccttgccaagCTACGAGGAGAAGCTGGAAGCCTACAGCCGCAAGTACTCCTACATGAAGTCCTGGCCAGGCCTGCTGCGGATGCTGGCCGGGCTGGAGCTGCTCTTTGGCGGCATGGTCTTCACCTGCGTCTGTGCCTACATCCAGAAGGACTACCAGTGGTACAACCTGTACGGTGGGAACCTGCTCTCCGACGGCCTCTATGGGGGCGCCTACGGGTACAATTATTACGGCCCCATGACCCCCTTTGTGCTGGTGGTGGCCAGCTTGGTGTGGCTGGTCACAGTGATCCTCTTGGGGCTGGGGGTCACCCTGTACTATCGGACCATCCTCCTGGACTCCCACTGGTGGCCCCTGACAGAGTTCGCCCTCAACATCATCATGTTCCTCCTCTACATGGCAGCGGCCATCGTCTACGTCAACGACGTGAACCGCGGCGGCTTGTGCTACTCCCTCTTCGCCAGCAACCCGCTGGTAGCTGCCTTCTGCCGGGTGGAGGGGGGCCAGGTGGCCGCCATCGCCTTCCTCTTCCTCACCACGCTGCTCTACCTGGCCGGGGCGCTGGTGTGTCTGAAGATGTGGAGGCATGAGATGGCCAGGAAGCAGCGGGAAGCCGTCGAGGCGCTG CACAACCCAGCCCTCCTGCGAGCCAGGCCAAAGCGGATCGTCTTCCAGGACGAGGTGGGGCCGGCCGGGGGCTCGCCGGGGAAGGTCACCAAGCAGCTGTGCTTCTCGGAGAAGGGCGAGGCCTCGGGGGTCCAGAGCTGCTCCATCCCCACGGGGCACACCCCAAAGCCACACGTCATCCCTGACTACGTTGT GAAGTACCCGGAGATCTGCTACCcggaggagagagagaagtacAAGGCCGTCTTCAACGACCAGTACGCAGAGtacaaggagctccaccaggAGGTCCAGGTGGCCCTGCAGAAGTTCAAGGAGCTGGAGGCCATGATGCACAGGCTGCCGTCTCGCACGCACAGCCAG GACCAGAGCCGGGTCTCCCACATCTGGAACGAATACAAGAAGAAAAAGAGG GACCCGGCCTTCCTGGAGAAGCAGGAGCGCTGCGAGTACCTGAAGAAGAAGCTCACCCACATCAAGGCTCAGATCCAAGAGTACGACCGGGCTGGCAAGGAGCACGCCGTTAGTTTCTGA